A segment of the Pedobacter faecalis genome:
CTGTGAACGAAAAAGGAATTATCCCTGAATCCAAACTTGGGAAATATAACTTTTCTGTAAATGCGGGACGCGAATTCAGTGAAAAGTTCTCCTCAAGATTTGTTGCAAGCTATAACCGCATCAACGCAGACGGAAGACCTTCTCAGAGTTCCAACAATACAAACATCATTACATCCGCTATTTATTCGTTACCGAGGGTAGTTGATATTAATGACGTAAGAAATAATGTGATTGATGAAACCGGAAAACAAATTTTCCTTACGACGGACAGAACAGGAAACAACCCTTACTGGATTATGCAGTATAACAGAAACTCGAATAAGGTGGATCGTTTTCTGGGGTCTTACACGTTGGATTATAAACCGCTCGACTGGATAACGATCACCAATACTTTAGGTGGAGATATTTATACAGAAAAAAGATCTAGTGTTACCCGGAAAGGAACTGCTGGTACAACGAACGGTGCGTTTACAAATACTGACATTTTCCAGCGTCAGATCAACAATGACTTGTTAGTTACCTTGCAACAAAACGACTTGGTTGAAGACTTCGACTTTCAATTGGTTGTTGGTGGTAACATCAACGAGCGGTCGTCCGAAAGCACAGTAGTTGACGCGAGGGACCTTACTATTGATCAGTTGTATAACTATTCGAACGCCGTTCGTACAGTGCCAACATTAGCTTACAGCAAAAGACGACTTTTGGGCGCTTTTGCAGCATTCAGTGCCAGTTATAAGGACTTCCTTTATCTCGATGTTACCGGAAGGAATGACTGGGCTTCTACACTACCTATAAATAATCGTTCATATTTCTACCCTTCGGTAAGCGGAAGTTTCTTATTCTCCGAATTGCTCAAAGATAAGAATATGGATTGGCTGAGTTATGGAAAGTTGCGGGCTAGCTGGGCAAGTGTCGGAAGTGACTTGCAGCCATATAATTTGGATTTCCAATATAATCCGGTAACAAGTGTATTCATGCAGTATGTAAGTTCTTCAGCGCCTATTTTCCCGATCGGAGGTGTAACTACCGCATTCACCGGCCCACGGATTTTGCCTAACGCTGATCTGGTTCCTGAAAAGCAGAACTCTTACGAGTTGGGTGCAGATGTTCGCTTTCTGGCAAATCGTATCGGCTTGGATTTCACCTATTACAATACAAGAACTACCAATCAGTTGATCCCGATTGACGTTGCTATCTCGACAGGTTATTTCTCTAAATATGTTAATGTTGGCGCCATTAGAAACAAGGGTGTCGAAATAGGATTAAACCTGGTCCCGGTTAGGGGTTCTGATTTCGAATGGAACGTTACCGGTAATTTCTCAAAGAACGTTCAGCGTGTGGAGGAACTTGCAGAAGGCCTAACTGAGTATAGCCTTGCAAGTGGTTGGAGCGGATTGCAGATAAAAGCTGCCGTTGGCGAGGGCTTCGGTTTATATGGACTCGGATGGGAAATGGATCCAAACGGTAATCATGTTATAGATGCAGAAAGTGGATTGAAGAATCCTTCGGCGACAGCGCAGCGTCTGGGGGATATTTATCCGGACTGGATGCTAGGAGTTAACAACCAGTTCCGATACAAAAACTTCACTTTGAGTGGACTTATTGATATCCGCCAGGGCGGAGTGTTCTATTCAGGTACGGTAAGTAACCTCAGAAGCGGAGGCTTGGCTATAGAGACAGGTGGAGACCGTACGCCTATCGTCGATCCGGGTGTAAATTTTGTTGATGGTGCTTATCAGCCAAATACCACTCCGGTTAAGAGTATGCAGGAATACTGGGGCAAT
Coding sequences within it:
- a CDS encoding SusC/RagA family TonB-linked outer membrane protein, which encodes MKKLLQSLFIILCMASTAMAQDRTITGTVTGQDDGLPLPGVSILVKGTKVGTQTSSEGRYAVTVPAGSTELVFSYLGYVSQTVTLPSGNVVDVALASDSQALSEVVVTALGISRESKSLGYSASVIKSEQLTEARSTNVLNSLAGKAPGVRINSTSGTLGGSAKIVIRGVNSLGVNNPLFVIDGVPVTDGTSTGGTTANNVDYGNRIGDLSSDDIESMTVLKGAAATALYGSRAKDGAIIITTKRGAKGSKTSVSVNSSVRFESPLILPDFQNEYAQGIYDETEDAYIYDLRYSNGWGPKISDVQGQQFTDFLGRQVTLKAYPNNVKDFFNTGASYINNVAFAGGGDNSDYRLSFTAVNEKGIIPESKLGKYNFSVNAGREFSEKFSSRFVASYNRINADGRPSQSSNNTNIITSAIYSLPRVVDINDVRNNVIDETGKQIFLTTDRTGNNPYWIMQYNRNSNKVDRFLGSYTLDYKPLDWITITNTLGGDIYTEKRSSVTRKGTAGTTNGAFTNTDIFQRQINNDLLVTLQQNDLVEDFDFQLVVGGNINERSSESTVVDARDLTIDQLYNYSNAVRTVPTLAYSKRRLLGAFAAFSASYKDFLYLDVTGRNDWASTLPINNRSYFYPSVSGSFLFSELLKDKNMDWLSYGKLRASWASVGSDLQPYNLDFQYNPVTSVFMQYVSSSAPIFPIGGVTTAFTGPRILPNADLVPEKQNSYELGADVRFLANRIGLDFTYYNTRTTNQLIPIDVAISTGYFSKYVNVGAIRNKGVEIGLNLVPVRGSDFEWNVTGNFSKNVQRVEELAEGLTEYSLASGWSGLQIKAAVGEGFGLYGLGWEMDPNGNHVIDAESGLKNPSATAQRLGDIYPDWMLGVNNQFRYKNFTLSGLIDIRQGGVFYSGTVSNLRSGGLAIETGGDRTPIVDPGVNFVDGAYQPNTTPVKSMQEYWGNEAGGSNTAGSIFDASYVKLREIRFSYALPASLFKTNSVFKSAEIGVEGRNLWLIKSHVPHVDPELNFFGAGSVGEGVEFNSIPSTRSFGMNLRFTF